Below is a window of Thermoanaerobaculia bacterium DNA.
CTCTTCATGGCTTTCTCCCTTTCCTGGCTGGCTGCGCTGGCTTCACGGCCTTGGCGGCCTTGGATGACTGTGATGTTCTGGGGGGCCGGACCGACTCCGCCGGCGGCGACGACTTGGAGGTCTTGGGCGTCGGCGCCTTGCGGGCGCCGGCGGAGGTGGAGTGCAGCGCCTCGAGAGTGAGCTCCTCGATCTCGCGCAGCTCCTCGATCGTGAGCTCGAGATCCTGGCGCTGCGCCTCGAGCTCGGCGATGCGCTGCCGCGCGCCGGCGAGGAGGTGCTCGAGCTGCACCTTGTGCGTCGGGTCGGCGTCGTAGAGATCGAGGTACTTCTGCACCAGGGCGAGCGAAAAGCCGAGCCGCTTGCCGCGCAGGATGATCTGCAGCCGGCCACGGTCGCGGTGCGAGTAGACGCGGGTCGCGCCGGCCCGCTGCGGCTCGAGCAGCCCCTTGGCCTCGTAAAACCGGATCGCCCGCGGCGTCACGCCGAGCTCGTCCGCCAGCTCGGTGATCGAAAACAGACCGCCAGCCGTGTCGCCCGCGCCCGCCCCGCCCCCCCCGCCGATGCCCCCGCTCACGGCGCGGACCCTATAGCCACTTTACGTATACGTCAACCTGCTGCCCTTCAGGTCAAGTACTTGCCCAATAGGGCGTCCATCGGGGACGCGATCGAGTGAAATTGGGGACAGTCCCCAATTTCTCCAACTGCTGCAGCGACTCGACTTACAGAAACTGACAGAAATTGGGGACTGTCCC
It encodes the following:
- a CDS encoding MerR family DNA-binding transcriptional regulator, which translates into the protein MTELADELGVTPRAIRFYEAKGLLEPQRAGATRVYSHRDRGRLQIILRGKRLGFSLALVQKYLDLYDADPTHKVQLEHLLAGARQRIAELEAQRQDLELTIEELREIEELTLEALHSTSAGARKAPTPKTSKSSPPAESVRPPRTSQSSKAAKAVKPAQPARKGRKP